AGCCGTGAAGTCGTGCCTAATGTGCCTCGCCTCCTACTGCAAGCTGCACCTGCAGGCACACTACGAGTGCCCCGCGCTGAAGAAGCACAAGCTGGTGGAGGCCGCGGCCCAGCTACAGGACAAGATCTGCCCACACCACGACAAGCTGCTGGAGATTTACTGCCGCTCAGACCAGAAGTGTGTCTGCATCCTGTGCGTAATGGAGGAACACAAGGGCCACGACACGgtctcagctgcagcagagaCCACGAGGAAGCAGGTAGAGACCACTGAGTTGTGAACTTTCATGAGATGATTATAAGAAGATAAACATTATAAACAGTTGATAGAATTACTAGACCAACTCCAAGACAGGTAAGGGCTTTAGACTTTGGTCTTTTTAGTTAGTTTAGTTTAAAGTTAGTGCTGGTGCCTGCTTAAAACTTTCTGTTGAgactgcagtgtgcagtgtgcagtgtgcagtgtgcagtgtgcagtctcAATAGTGACAAGCAGAAGCTTTTGTTGCCTTGAAACACTATCCATCCTGGGGCATAGTTGAAAGGGAGTTTCAGGGAAGGAATTTAATGAATGCTCTTGTGGGTCAAACAATCAAAAGATAAATGTTATTTCATTAGCCACAGagagtattttgtattttcttccttAAAATATGAGTGCAGTTCTGTTTTGATTGTGGGAGTACCAGTAAGGTCTCCAACAGACCAAGTCTCAAATGGGCCAGCTGTTCAGTCGATTGAAATCTGAGGGGAAAGTTAAAATGCAGGACAACTgattcatctctctgtcccagATTCAAATGCCAACACGGTGTTATCTATCACGcccccctcttcttcctccattTAAATGCTCAAGATAAAGATTAACCGGCATCATCCACCAGGATTTATTGTCTGGTTGGCTGCTGGGTGGCTGCCGTTTTGACTCAGTTCCCTGTTGCATATCTTGCACATGCAAACCAAACGCTTTGCCTACTGCCAAGGCCACGTGCTGATACTGATACAGATATTGAATTTACATGCAAGAGTACAATATAACAATGTGAAATCTTAAATGTAAGCGTGAAGAAAAACTCCTCTATCGAAAGGATGACCTCAAATGATGCTCAGTCATATTCATCTTATTAGCTTTAGGTGTAAGTCATTCTGGCTGGTTTTCCCCCAGTAAATTAAGGGACTTTTTCAGGTGATGAAGACAGGAAACAAGTCCACATGATCTGAACCATCTGTCTTTACATACCAAAGCTGAAGTTAGTTGCAGCTTCACATTTGGTTTGCCTCACTGACAGCCAAGGAAATATCACTCTGCCATTTCCGCCTTAGCTTTGGCCTTTCTTCCAACCTAATCTCTGTCttctctaactcactcacaaGCTTCTCTCTGGTAGGATGGTTTGACTATGCTGGTACCTCTTTGTGACATGGGTGTGTCTCTCCCTGCAGAGGGAGCTGGGGATGGTGAGGAGGAAATTTAAGCTGACCATCCATgccagagagaaggagctgctgGATCTCAGGCAGGCTGTGGACACTCTGAAGGTGAGAGCTGCTCATCTGCAAAAACACaggtggagagggaagagagctCAGGGTGGAGTGAGCATGTtctgtctctcagctctctgtATATCCCATACACATAATAGATAATGTTTAACTTGTTTAACAGTTttaactttattgtcattttgCAGAGTACACATATATCAATGCATAAAACATAGTAATGCAAATAATACAacaaaaatatgtaatgagtaacatatgacatataatataaaatgtttttttatgacaCTACATTACTTataatacgcacacacacacacacacacacacacacacacacacacacacacacacacacatctttgtctGTCCGACCTGTCTGCAGGAATCTGCACAAAGTGCGACGGAGACCAGCGGCAGGATCTTCATGGAGCTGATGTCATCCATTGAGAGGCGGCACACTGAGGTGAGGGAGCTGATCGAGGCACAGGAGCGGGCTGCCGCGGCTCTCCTGGCCCGGCTGGAGGAGGACCTGGCCGAGCTCAGGAAGCAGGATGCACAGCTGGAGTTCCTGCTCCACACAGACGACCACATCCACTTTCTCCAGGTAACACCTCACACATCCGTGTGACACACCCACTTCCTGCTGGTAACACCTCACACATCAGTGTCATGCAACCACTTCCTGCTGATAACACCTCACACATCAGTGTCATGCAACCACTTCCTGCTGGTAACACCTCACACATCAGTGCGACGCACCCACTTCCTGCTGGTAACACCTCACACATCAGTGTGACGCACCCACTTCCTGCTGGTAACACCTCACACATCAGTGTCATGCAACCACTTCCTGCTGGTAACACCTCACACATCAGTGTGACGCACCCACTTCCTACAATATTACAATGAGAAATCTAAAAATGCAAGCCTGGAGGAAAACTCCTCTATCGAAATGATGAAATCCCCAAGGGGCCAGAACTCAAGATCAATTCATTGATTTATCCATGGACAGATCCCAGCCCAGTGGTGCTCAGTGGGCCAGTAGGCCAGCATGTGGGTAGCTTTGGGTGTTGGGAGTCATTCTGCACATCAATGAGCAGAGGTGGTTTCATGTTGTTAATGTCCAGGTTTGTGGACAGTTTGAGTATAGAGGGGCATTGCCTTTTGCTGTCTCTGTAACATTGCTTGAAATGAAACAATCTTTTGCATTCCTGGAAATATACCTATTTTGACCTTGTTTGTCCTGTAAATATGAATCTCCCCTTAATGTAATAAGGGTCCCTTGATTTGGAAACAAATTCCCACAATCTCTCCTTAATCTATTGGTATGTGGTAGCGAAACCCTTAAATATCCACATATCAATGCACACATTTACTTAATGTTCCCTTGagataagaataagaataagaagGAAGAAGAATAACGAATATGAATCCCTGATAAACCACGGGTATCTTTCCTCCCCGGTGTAcgtcatctctttctctctctccttctctccctctctgcctcgctGTAGTGCAGCCAGTCACTCTCTGCCCCGTCTGGTGTCACGGACCCAGCAAGCATTCACACAGACCCGCTGCTGGACTTTGGGAAGATGAACAGTGCTGTCTACGCTCTGAGGAAGAGACTTGAGGATGTCCTCAAGGTGGAATGGCCAAAGATCACCAGGGCGGGTCAGTAAAGAGTTTTTCCATTCCAGAGAAAAGAGATGCAGAATGACTGTTACGTATCACACTAGATGCATTGTTAATGTAGTTGCTAACCTGCATGTCTTTCTCCTCAGCAAGCACTGTGAAAATTGTCCAGAGTCCAGAGCCCAAGATCAGGCCAGAGTTCCTATACTGTGAGTCTATTGTAAATCCTTGTGAAAGTGACGTGGCATTTTAGCAAAACCTAACCAATGCATCGTAGCCCAGTTGCTAAAATACAAACCACTTGGTAAGTCAGCAACAGCAATGCCATTGTTTGGCCATATTGTGTGGTATTTGTCTCTATGAGGAAAatctttgtccttctctctctctctctctctctctctctctctctctctctctctctctctctctttgtctacacattctctgcctctgtgtgtctatgtgtctctgtTCTAGACTCCAGTCCATTTAAATTAGACCCGAGAACAGCCCACAAGGACCTCTCCCTGTCCCAGGACAATGAGGTGGTGACGGTGCGGAGCAGGGAGCACTCCTGCCCGGACAACCTGGAGCGCTTTGACTACTGGTGCCAGGTGCTGGCCGGCGAGGGGCTGTCCGGACGCTGCTAttgggaggttgagtggagcGGGATGGGGGTCAACATGGCCGTGGCCTATGGGGACATGAgcaggaagggggagggaggggattcTCACTTTGGCCACAACGACAGGTCGTGGAGCCTGTTCTGCTCGCGGAAAGGCTTTTCTTTCTGGCACAACAACGTGGTCACCAAAATACCGGGCCCTTGCTCATTTAAGATAGGCGTGTATCTGGATCACAGGGCGGGGACcctgtccttctacagcgtctctGACACCATGAGCCTTCTGCATCGAGTAAAAGCAACATTCACTCAGGCCCTCTATCCTGGCTATGAGTTTGCCTGCTACGGAGCCTCTGTTAAATTGTGTCAAATGGAGTGAGCAAGCTGCAAATTAGTGGTAAAGAAATGGCACACTTAAAGAAATATTGAGATGTAAAAGTCAAGATTTCCCCCGGTCACTGTGGTTAGTTTCTGCTGCGCTGTGGCATGAGTCATTTTGCGTCGCTGAGAGCGGTTTGTTTGGGTTTGTTGTTTTCCAAAAATAGCGAATCGCGAGGCGAACATGACAAATTTGAAGGAAATGTTTACTGCAGAGTGGGCCTACAACAAGGACTGTGCCAAAACATTAAGCCACAGAGGTGCTATCAAGGCCTCGTCATACACACGTCCACTGTATGTTTTATCACGTTTCTTACATTCCTTTACTAACGCAACACTCCCTGtagacacactcactggctGTAATTCATGACTGCTGGAGTCCTCTTCTCCCGGAGCTCAGACGCACTGTGAGTCAGCTGTCCTTTCACTGACCCCTCAGATGACAACCCCCTGACAACTTAGATGGAAACGCCAATTATTGCCATAGCATTCCAAGCACACCATACTTTACTGGTGTATTGTGCTTGGACACTCTATTGCTTTTTACAGTACTATAATTACAATGTGTATAAGGTAAAACACACTCAGGTTTTTACGTTTTTTGTTGACA
This portion of the Clupea harengus unplaced genomic scaffold, Ch_v2.0.2, whole genome shotgun sequence genome encodes:
- the LOC122130309 gene encoding E3 ubiquitin/ISG15 ligase TRIM25-like is translated as MAQTHGVLNNEEFCCPICLDLLKDPVAIPCGHSYCMGCIRGYWASDGDLETVSCPQCRQSFTPRPILKRNTLPAEMVEELKKMHLQAASPATAATTTSTATAAALCLGTSEDVPCDLCTRSKRRAVKSCLMCLASYCKLHLQAHYECPALKKHKLVEAAAQLQDKICPHHDKLLEIYCRSDQKCVCILCVMEEHKGHDTVSAAAETTRKQRELGMVRRKFKLTIHAREKELLDLRQAVDTLKESAQSATETSGRIFMELMSSIERRHTEVRELIEAQERAAAALLARLEEDLAELRKQDAQLEFLLHTDDHIHFLQCSQSLSAPSGVTDPASIHTDPLLDFGKMNSAVYALRKRLEDVLKVEWPKITRAASTVKIVQSPEPKIRPEFLYYSSPFKLDPRTAHKDLSLSQDNEVVTVRSREHSCPDNLERFDYWCQVLAGEGLSGRCYWEVEWSGMGVNMAVAYGDMSRKGEGGDSHFGHNDRSWSLFCSRKGFSFWHNNVVTKIPGPCSFKIGVYLDHRAGTLSFYSVSDTMSLLHRVKATFTQALYPGYEFACYGASVKLCQME